One region of Aminobacterium colombiense DSM 12261 genomic DNA includes:
- a CDS encoding 4Fe-4S binding protein: MILGKWAARKFNTHHFHLVADSSKCIDCKLCTKNCPMSLDVNAMVRLGDMYSSECISCGACVDVCPKKVIFFSFSSPKNDRH, from the coding sequence ATGATTTTGGGGAAGTGGGCGGCGAGAAAATTTAATACTCATCATTTTCATCTTGTAGCAGACAGCTCAAAATGCATTGACTGCAAGCTCTGTACAAAAAACTGTCCCATGAGCCTTGATGTGAATGCCATGGTTCGCTTGGGAGATATGTATTCTTCTGAGTGTATTTCTTGCGGTGCATGTGTAGATGTTTGTCCCAAAAAAGTTATTTTCTTCTCCTTTTCTTCCCCCAAAAATGATCGTCATTAA